A part of Anolis carolinensis isolate JA03-04 unplaced genomic scaffold, rAnoCar3.1.pri scaffold_10, whole genome shotgun sequence genomic DNA contains:
- the gapdhs gene encoding glyceraldehyde-3-phosphate dehydrogenase, testis-specific isoform X2, which translates to MAEFAVGINGFGRIGRLVLRACVEKGIKVVAINDPFIDLNYMVYMFKYDSTHGRFKGVVKADGGKLVVNDLKISVFQCMKPTEIPWGDAGALYVVESTGVFLSVDKASAHLSGGARRVVVTAPSPDAPMFVMGVNHEKYDPDSMNVLSNASCTTNCLAPLAKVIHDNFGIVEGLMTTVHAYTATQKTVDGPSAKAWRDGRGAHQNIIPASTGAAKAVGKVIPELNGKLTGMAFRVPVPDVSVVDLTCRLSRPATYAQIKDAIKKASKGPMAGILGYTEDEVVSTDFIGDNRSSIFDAGAGISLNDNFVKLISWYDNEYGYSCRVADLLKHMYTKEHN; encoded by the exons ATGGCTGAATTCGCGGTTGGAATCAATGG ATTTGGACGCATTGGGCGCTTGGTGCTCCGAGCCTGCGTCGAGAAGGGTATCAAAGTGGTAGCAATCAATGACCCGTTCATTGACCTCAACTATATG GTCTATATGTTCAAGTATGATTCCACTCATGGACGTTTCAAAGGAGTGGTGAAGGCCGATGGTGGCAAATTAGTAGTGAATGACTTAAAAATATCTGTGTTCCAGTG CATGAAACCAACTGAGATTCCTTGGGGAGATGCAGGAGCTCTGTATGTAGTGGAGTCTACCGgagtcttcctttctgttgacaaaGCTTCA GCTCATCTGTCTGGTGGAGCCAGGCGAGTAGTGGTGACTGCACCATCTCCTGATGCTCCTATGTTTGTTATGGGAGTCAATCATGAGAAGTATGATCCAGACTCCATGAATGTTCTGAG TAATGCTTCCTGCACTACTAACTGCCTGGCACCTTTGGCCAAAGTCATTCACGACAACTTTGGCATTGTGGAGGGCCTTATG ACCACTGTTCATGCTTATACTGCCACTCAGAAGACTGTAGATGGTCCCTCTGCCAAGGCCTGGCGAGATGGGAGAGGGGCTCACCAGAACATCATCCCAGCTTCTACCGGTGCTGCCAAAGCAGTGGGCAAGGTCATCCCTGAGCTTAATGG GAAGCTCACTGGCATGGCATTCCGTGTGCCAGTGCCAGATGTCTCGGTTGTTGACCTGACATGCCGCCTCTCCAGGCCAGCCACCTATGCTCAGATCAAAGACGCTATCAAGAAGGCATCTAAGGGGCCAATGGCAGGAATCCTGGGATATACAGAAGATGAG GTTGTTTCTACTGATTTCATTGGTGACAATCGTTCCTCCATCTTTGATGCTGGAGCAGGAATCTCCCTGAATGATAACTTTGTGAAGCTCATTTCCTG GTATGATAATGAATATGGCTACAGCTGCCGTGTAGCAGATCTCCTGAAGCACATGTACACCAAGGAGCACAACTGA
- the gapdhs gene encoding glyceraldehyde-3-phosphate dehydrogenase, testis-specific isoform X1, whose amino-acid sequence MNPRGNSQPIESTSVSVKVFRLQISEGSPPKISPQPAPEPEPEPEPQPPTPEPEPEAPPPPPPPPPPPPPPKRMAEFAVGINGFGRIGRLVLRACVEKGIKVVAINDPFIDLNYMVYMFKYDSTHGRFKGVVKADGGKLVVNDLKISVFQCMKPTEIPWGDAGALYVVESTGVFLSVDKASAHLSGGARRVVVTAPSPDAPMFVMGVNHEKYDPDSMNVLSNASCTTNCLAPLAKVIHDNFGIVEGLMTTVHAYTATQKTVDGPSAKAWRDGRGAHQNIIPASTGAAKAVGKVIPELNGKLTGMAFRVPVPDVSVVDLTCRLSRPATYAQIKDAIKKASKGPMAGILGYTEDEVVSTDFIGDNRSSIFDAGAGISLNDNFVKLISWYDNEYGYSCRVADLLKHMYTKEHN is encoded by the exons GCTTCAGATCAGTGAAGGCTCTCCTCCAAAGATCTCCCCTCAGCCTGCACCAGAGCCTGAACCAGAGCCAGAACCACAACCACCTACCCCAGAGCCTGAACCAGAAGCTCCTCCGCCACCTCCGCCACCTccacctcctccaccacctccaAAACGCATGGCTGAATTCGCGGTTGGAATCAATGG ATTTGGACGCATTGGGCGCTTGGTGCTCCGAGCCTGCGTCGAGAAGGGTATCAAAGTGGTAGCAATCAATGACCCGTTCATTGACCTCAACTATATG GTCTATATGTTCAAGTATGATTCCACTCATGGACGTTTCAAAGGAGTGGTGAAGGCCGATGGTGGCAAATTAGTAGTGAATGACTTAAAAATATCTGTGTTCCAGTG CATGAAACCAACTGAGATTCCTTGGGGAGATGCAGGAGCTCTGTATGTAGTGGAGTCTACCGgagtcttcctttctgttgacaaaGCTTCA GCTCATCTGTCTGGTGGAGCCAGGCGAGTAGTGGTGACTGCACCATCTCCTGATGCTCCTATGTTTGTTATGGGAGTCAATCATGAGAAGTATGATCCAGACTCCATGAATGTTCTGAG TAATGCTTCCTGCACTACTAACTGCCTGGCACCTTTGGCCAAAGTCATTCACGACAACTTTGGCATTGTGGAGGGCCTTATG ACCACTGTTCATGCTTATACTGCCACTCAGAAGACTGTAGATGGTCCCTCTGCCAAGGCCTGGCGAGATGGGAGAGGGGCTCACCAGAACATCATCCCAGCTTCTACCGGTGCTGCCAAAGCAGTGGGCAAGGTCATCCCTGAGCTTAATGG GAAGCTCACTGGCATGGCATTCCGTGTGCCAGTGCCAGATGTCTCGGTTGTTGACCTGACATGCCGCCTCTCCAGGCCAGCCACCTATGCTCAGATCAAAGACGCTATCAAGAAGGCATCTAAGGGGCCAATGGCAGGAATCCTGGGATATACAGAAGATGAG GTTGTTTCTACTGATTTCATTGGTGACAATCGTTCCTCCATCTTTGATGCTGGAGCAGGAATCTCCCTGAATGATAACTTTGTGAAGCTCATTTCCTG GTATGATAATGAATATGGCTACAGCTGCCGTGTAGCAGATCTCCTGAAGCACATGTACACCAAGGAGCACAACTGA